A DNA window from Pseudomonadota bacterium contains the following coding sequences:
- a CDS encoding serine/threonine protein kinase has product MLEPGTTLHRGYAIDRVLGKGGMGIVYLAHQTALGNRRVALKEIIIPELDPAIRAELIAQFKREAAILGAIEHPNLVDVKDCFEENGAHFMVMAFI; this is encoded by the coding sequence ATGCTTGAGCCCGGCACGACGCTGCATCGCGGCTACGCCATCGATCGCGTCCTGGGGAAGGGCGGCATGGGCATCGTCTACCTGGCCCACCAGACCGCGCTCGGAAACCGGCGGGTGGCGCTGAAGGAGATCATCATCCCAGAGCTCGACCCCGCGATTCGCGCCGAGCTCATCGCCCAGTTCAAGCGAGAGGCCGCCATCCTCGGCGCCATCGAGCATCCCAATCTCGTTGACGTGAAGGACTGCTTCGAGGAGAACGGCGCTCACTTCATGGTGATGGCCTTCATC
- a CDS encoding LLM class F420-dependent oxidoreductase: MKIGISVSITDTTMRPDDLAREVEARGFESLWVPEHTHIPADRRDTSGNPLPERYWRTYDPFVALTAAAVATTRLRLGTGVCLLIQRDPITTAKAVASLDTLSQGRFELGVGGGWNREEMANHHCDYATRWRRLREHVDVMKEIWSKEEAQFEGEFTRFGPMLSFPKPLQAPHPPILLGGHGPKALARVVDYCDGWFPIARMIDDPASALKELRRLAEEKGRDPSTLTVTVYGVPPTEAALAAWRKAGAQRAILGLPAERREDVLTVLDRHACLLEAAHA; this comes from the coding sequence TTGAAGATCGGAATCAGCGTCTCGATCACCGATACAACCATGCGCCCGGACGATCTCGCGCGAGAGGTCGAGGCCCGCGGCTTCGAATCGCTCTGGGTCCCCGAGCACACCCACATCCCCGCAGATCGGCGTGACACAAGCGGAAACCCGCTGCCAGAGCGCTACTGGCGAACCTACGATCCGTTCGTGGCGCTGACCGCGGCGGCGGTGGCCACCACGCGCCTGCGCCTGGGAACCGGGGTCTGCCTGCTCATCCAGCGCGACCCCATCACCACGGCGAAGGCGGTGGCCAGCCTCGACACGCTCTCGCAAGGGCGTTTCGAGCTCGGCGTCGGCGGGGGCTGGAACCGCGAGGAGATGGCCAACCACCACTGCGACTACGCCACGCGATGGCGTCGCCTCCGTGAGCACGTGGACGTGATGAAGGAGATCTGGTCAAAGGAAGAGGCGCAGTTCGAAGGCGAGTTCACCCGCTTCGGTCCGATGCTGTCGTTCCCCAAGCCGCTCCAGGCGCCCCACCCTCCGATCCTGCTCGGGGGCCACGGCCCGAAGGCGCTCGCGCGCGTGGTCGACTACTGCGATGGCTGGTTTCCCATTGCGCGCATGATCGACGACCCCGCGAGCGCCCTCAAGGAACTGCGACGCCTGGCTGAAGAGAAGGGACGTGATCCGTCCACCCTGACGGTGACGGTGTACGGAGTGCCCCCCACCGAAGCCGCGCTGGCCGCGTGGCGGAAGGCGGGAGCACAGCGCGCAATCCTGGGACTTCCCGCGGAGCGCCGTGAAGACGTGCTGACCGTTCTCGACCGCCACGCGTGCCTGCTGGAGGCCGCCCATGCTTGA
- a CDS encoding P-II family nitrogen regulator — protein sequence MKLIVAIIRSERLSDTLEALFKAEVTGLTVSDVHGHGGERIEVETYRGTTVRMELSEKVRIEIGVSEPFVEPTVQAIMSAARTGEVGDGKIFVLPVEKIYRIRTGEEDTAAVTPTPEE from the coding sequence GTGAAGCTCATCGTAGCCATCATCCGCTCTGAGCGCCTGAGCGACACGCTGGAAGCATTGTTCAAGGCCGAGGTGACCGGGCTCACCGTCTCCGACGTGCACGGCCACGGCGGCGAGCGCATCGAGGTCGAGACCTACCGCGGCACCACGGTTCGCATGGAGCTCTCCGAGAAGGTGCGCATCGAGATCGGGGTCTCCGAGCCCTTCGTCGAACCTACAGTGCAGGCCATCATGTCGGCGGCGCGAACCGGCGAGGTGGGCGATGGCAAGATCTTCGTGCTGCCCGTCGAGAAGATCTACCGCATCCGCACGGGCGAGGAAGACACGGCGGCCGTGACCCCCACGCCGGAAGAGTAG